One region of Pseudomonas sp. B21-040 genomic DNA includes:
- the glpD gene encoding glycerol-3-phosphate dehydrogenase, which translates to MPTSTLPTPPLAEVYDIAVIGGGINGVGIAADAAGRGLSVFLCEKDDLASHTSSASSKLIHGGLRYLEHYEFRLVREALAEREVLLAKAPHIVKQMRFVLPHRPHLRPAWMIRAGLFLYDNLGKREQLAGSKSLKFGPDSALKSEITKGFEYSDCWVDDARLVVLNAMAAREKGAHVHTQTRCVSARRTKGLWHLHLERADGSLFSIRAKALVNAAGPWVAKFIRDDLKMESPYGIRLIQGSHLIVPKLYEGEHAHILQNEDQRIVFTIPYLNHFTLIGTTDREYIGDPAKVAITEGETDYLLQVVNAHFKKQISRDDILHSYSGVRPLCNDESDNPSAVTRDYTLALSGTGEEAPLLSVFGGKLTTYRKLAESALAQLAPYFTHIKPSWTASAPLPGGEDMTTPQALSSLIRDKFDWVPSEISRRWATTYGSRTWRMLEGVQNLGDMGEHIGGGLYTREIDYLCSDEWATTAHDILWRRSKLGLFTTEAEQCKLADYLSKVEQNRRKIEAA; encoded by the coding sequence ATGCCCACTTCCACCTTGCCTACGCCCCCTCTCGCAGAGGTCTACGACATTGCCGTCATCGGTGGCGGGATCAATGGCGTGGGGATCGCAGCGGATGCCGCCGGCCGCGGTCTTTCAGTGTTCCTTTGTGAAAAGGATGACTTGGCCAGCCACACCTCTTCGGCCAGCAGCAAGCTGATCCACGGTGGTTTGCGCTACCTCGAACATTACGAATTCCGCCTGGTGCGTGAGGCCCTGGCCGAGCGTGAAGTGTTGCTGGCCAAGGCTCCGCATATCGTCAAACAGATGCGTTTCGTCCTGCCACACCGCCCGCACCTGCGTCCGGCCTGGATGATCCGCGCCGGCCTGTTTCTCTATGACAACCTCGGCAAACGGGAACAACTGGCAGGCTCCAAAAGCCTGAAGTTCGGCCCGGACAGCGCGCTGAAAAGTGAAATCACCAAAGGCTTCGAATACTCCGACTGTTGGGTTGACGACGCCCGCCTCGTGGTCCTGAACGCCATGGCCGCTCGCGAAAAAGGCGCCCACGTTCACACCCAGACTCGCTGCGTCAGCGCGCGTCGCACCAAGGGCCTGTGGCACCTGCACCTGGAACGCGCCGATGGCAGCCTGTTTTCGATCCGCGCCAAGGCATTGGTGAACGCGGCCGGCCCATGGGTTGCCAAGTTCATTCGTGACGACCTGAAGATGGAATCGCCCTACGGCATCCGCCTGATTCAGGGCAGCCACCTGATCGTGCCGAAACTGTACGAAGGCGAACACGCGCACATTCTGCAAAACGAAGATCAGCGCATCGTCTTCACCATTCCGTACCTGAACCACTTCACCCTGATCGGCACGACCGACCGTGAGTACATCGGCGACCCAGCCAAAGTGGCGATCACCGAAGGCGAAACCGATTATTTGCTCCAAGTGGTCAATGCCCACTTCAAGAAGCAAATCAGCCGCGACGACATCCTGCACAGCTATTCTGGCGTTCGGCCGCTGTGCAACGACGAGTCCGATAATCCGTCGGCCGTCACCCGCGACTACACCCTGGCATTGTCGGGCACCGGCGAAGAAGCACCACTGCTGTCGGTGTTCGGCGGCAAGCTGACCACGTACCGCAAGCTGGCCGAATCGGCGCTGGCGCAACTGGCGCCTTACTTCACGCACATCAAGCCAAGCTGGACCGCCAGTGCCCCGCTGCCGGGCGGTGAAGACATGACCACCCCGCAAGCATTGAGCTCGCTGATCCGCGACAAATTCGACTGGGTGCCGAGCGAAATCTCACGCCGTTGGGCCACCACTTATGGCAGCCGCACCTGGCGCATGCTCGAAGGCGTGCAGAACCTCGGTGACATGGGTGAACACATCGGCGGCGGGCTCTACACCCGCGAAATCGATTACCTGTGCTCAGATGAGTGGGCAACCACCGCGCACGACATTTTGTGGCGTCGCAGCAAACTCGGGCTGTTCACCACTGAGGCGGAACAGTGCAAGCTGGCGGATTACCTGAGCAAAGTCGAACAGAACCGCAGAAAGATCGAAGCGGCCTGA